The Bryobacteraceae bacterium genome includes a window with the following:
- a CDS encoding UPF0434 protein, protein MAISQDLLDILVCPVCKEPVQLTEDQQGLKCPKCRRVYPIRDDIPVMLVSEAVIEE, encoded by the coding sequence ATGGCCATCAGTCAGGATCTTCTCGATATTCTGGTGTGCCCGGTGTGCAAGGAGCCCGTCCAGCTCACCGAGGACCAGCAGGGCCTCAAGTGCCCGAAGTGCCGCCGCGTGTACCCCATCCGGGATGACATCCCGGTGATGCTGGTCAGCGAGGCGGTCATTGAAGAGTAG
- a CDS encoding glycosyl transferase, producing the protein MAPALDSLSPGARVLLLRLRSLGDCVLTTPALELLHSFRPDLEVAVAVEPRFAAVFEHNPAVSAILEPSLSAVRGWRAQLAINFHGGTRSAWLTLASGARLRAGFGHFRHGWAYNIRIPRAQEILGEERTVHTAEHLASAMFYLGVPRAEIPRARLYGAVKPQRRPYAVVHPFAAAPSKQWPAERFAALARHLRREHGLDVVVLGAAGDDFTPFGGFETLRGAPLAEVKGWIAGASLFAGNDSGPAHMAAALGVPLLVLFGASDPRIWGPWRAGAEVLHAPQGLASLSVEDAIAAADRLRARAW; encoded by the coding sequence ATGGCGCCTGCGCTCGACAGCCTGAGCCCGGGCGCGCGGGTGCTGCTGTTGCGCCTGCGCTCCCTCGGCGATTGCGTGCTGACGACGCCCGCTCTCGAACTTCTTCACTCGTTCCGCCCCGATCTTGAAGTGGCCGTCGCCGTCGAGCCGCGTTTCGCCGCCGTCTTCGAGCACAACCCGGCCGTCTCGGCGATTCTTGAGCCATCCCTGTCCGCCGTGCGGGGCTGGCGCGCTCAGCTTGCCATCAATTTCCACGGCGGCACGCGCAGCGCCTGGCTCACGCTCGCCTCCGGCGCGCGCCTCCGCGCGGGCTTCGGCCACTTCCGCCACGGCTGGGCGTACAACATCCGCATTCCGCGGGCGCAGGAAATCCTGGGCGAGGAACGCACGGTCCATACGGCGGAACATCTGGCCTCCGCCATGTTTTATCTCGGCGTGCCCCGCGCGGAGATTCCCCGCGCCCGGCTCTACGGCGCGGTGAAACCGCAGCGCAGGCCCTATGCCGTGGTGCACCCGTTCGCCGCCGCGCCTTCCAAACAGTGGCCTGCAGAGCGGTTCGCCGCACTGGCCCGTCATCTGCGCCGGGAGCATGGCCTCGATGTCGTCGTGCTGGGTGCGGCAGGCGACGATTTCACGCCGTTCGGCGGGTTTGAAACGCTGCGCGGCGCCCCTCTGGCGGAAGTGAAGGGCTGGATTGCGGGCGCATCGCTGTTTGCGGGCAACGACAGCGGTCCGGCGCACATGGCCGCGGCGCTCGGCGTGCCGCTGCTCGTGCTGTTCGGCGCCTCCGATCCGCGCATCTGGGGGCCGTGGCGCGCAGGGGCGGAAGTGCTGCACGCGCCGCAGGGACTGGCTTCCCTCTCCGTGGAGGACGCCATCGCCGCCGCGGACCGGCTGAGGGCGCGGGCATGGTAA
- a CDS encoding 2-dehydro-3-deoxy-phosphogluconate aldolase, translating into MKKETILSSIIEIGIVPVVRAPSAEGAYRAIEAIYNGGIRAAEVTMTVPGAVKVLEKLADQFGDRMVLGAGTVLDPETCRICMLAGAQFFVTPALNPKTIEMARRYSKPIMPGALTPTEVLAAWEAGADIVKVFPCDNVGGAKYIKALKGPFPQIELIPTGGVSLTTAGDFLKAGACAVAVGGELVDAKTIKEGRFEVFEERARQFLEVIRKAREEMKGA; encoded by the coding sequence ATGAAAAAAGAGACGATTCTCTCCTCGATCATCGAGATCGGCATCGTGCCCGTCGTCCGCGCTCCTTCGGCCGAAGGCGCCTACAGGGCCATTGAAGCCATCTACAACGGCGGCATTCGCGCCGCCGAAGTCACCATGACTGTCCCGGGCGCGGTGAAAGTGCTCGAAAAGCTCGCCGATCAGTTCGGGGACAGGATGGTTCTCGGCGCGGGAACCGTGCTCGATCCGGAGACCTGCCGCATCTGCATGCTCGCCGGCGCGCAGTTCTTCGTCACGCCCGCGCTCAACCCGAAGACGATCGAGATGGCCCGCCGCTACTCGAAGCCCATCATGCCCGGCGCGCTCACGCCCACGGAAGTGCTGGCCGCATGGGAAGCCGGCGCGGACATCGTCAAGGTCTTCCCCTGCGACAACGTCGGCGGCGCGAAATATATCAAGGCGCTGAAAGGCCCCTTCCCCCAGATTGAACTGATCCCCACCGGCGGCGTCAGCCTGACCACCGCCGGCGACTTCCTCAAAGCCGGCGCCTGCGCCGTCGCCGTCGGCGGCGAGCTTGTCGACGCCAAAACCATCAAGGAGGGCAGATTCGAAGTCTTCGAAGAGCGCGCCCGCCAGTTCCTCGAAGTGATCCGGAAGGCCCGCGAAGAGATGAAGGGCGCGTAA